A single genomic interval of Bacillus sp. es.036 harbors:
- a CDS encoding 3-ketoacyl-ACP reductase, with product MGQTIKGKIAYITGASSGIGRATALQLASEGVHVGLIARTESKLNEVAKEAESYGVKAIVAPANIAEIEEVNKAIDHLKNVLGSADILINNAGMGRYGSFLEIEPDDWKETFEVNVYGTYHVTRAVLPQMIEKDSGDIITISSSSGLKGTAGSTSYSASKFAIQGMTEALMQEVRRNNIRVFTLNPSLVATELVFGDKLDEQDKEKYMQPEDLAEYMVGQLKLHPRIFIKQSLQWATNPF from the coding sequence ATGGGACAAACAATTAAAGGGAAAATTGCGTATATTACAGGCGCAAGTAGCGGTATCGGACGCGCGACAGCTCTTCAGCTTGCAAGTGAAGGGGTTCATGTTGGCTTGATTGCTAGAACTGAAAGCAAGCTAAACGAAGTCGCTAAGGAAGCAGAATCTTACGGAGTTAAAGCGATCGTCGCCCCTGCTAACATTGCAGAGATTGAGGAAGTCAATAAAGCCATCGATCACTTGAAAAACGTACTCGGCTCGGCAGATATTCTGATCAATAATGCTGGAATGGGGCGTTACGGATCGTTCTTAGAGATTGAACCCGATGATTGGAAGGAAACATTCGAAGTAAATGTTTATGGAACGTATCATGTAACACGGGCTGTTCTTCCACAAATGATCGAAAAAGACAGCGGTGATATTATCACAATCTCCTCAAGTAGTGGTCTAAAAGGAACGGCTGGCTCCACCTCTTATAGTGCTTCTAAGTTTGCTATTCAAGGCATGACCGAAGCACTTATGCAAGAAGTTCGTCGAAATAACATTCGCGTATTTACTCTTAATCCAAGCCTTGTGGCGACTGAGCTCGTCTTTGGTGACAAGCTTGATGAGCAAGATAAAGAGAAATACATGCAGCCTGAGGACCTCGCTGAATATATGGTAGGTCAATTGAAGTTGCACCCACGGATTTTCATAAAGCAGTCATTGCAGTGGGCGACGAATCCGTTTTAA
- a CDS encoding spore morphogenesis/germination protein YwcE, producing the protein MDVYMVYLFVITATPLFLWQDYKKLAFVHTPFIVAIWALLIFYIGGGMTPVAHTLFITLFAINVLFAHIAAYLIFARPFLKERQLAKKMPQTEE; encoded by the coding sequence ATGGATGTCTATATGGTCTATCTTTTCGTTATCACGGCTACACCGTTGTTTCTGTGGCAGGATTATAAGAAGCTTGCATTCGTTCACACACCGTTTATTGTGGCAATCTGGGCACTGCTAATTTTCTACATTGGTGGCGGTATGACTCCGGTAGCACATACACTCTTCATTACACTTTTTGCGATTAACGTTTTATTTGCACACATAGCTGCTTACCTAATCTTTGCTCGTCCATTCCTTAAGGAACGTCAGCTTGCAAAGAAGATGCCACAAACAGAAGAATAA
- the mmuP gene encoding S-methylmethionine permease, which produces MESKQGFKREMKSRHVVMLSLGGVIGTGLFLSSGYTIQQAGPVGTILSYLVGALVVYLVMLCLGELAVHMPETGAFHSYAAQYIGGGTGYTVAWLYWLTWTVALGSEFTAAGMLMQRWFPLISVWIWSGLFVAMIFILNILTVKFFAESEFWFALVKVLAIVLFIILGAAAIVGFIPMESGENASLFANFTNEGIFPNGVFAILMTMLAVNFAFSGTELIGIAAGETENPAKTIPKAIRTTLVRLILFFVGSIFILSALLPASEAGVLESPFVAVLEIIGIPYAADIMNFVILTAILSAANSGLYASSRMLWSLSDKQMISPIFARLNKNGVPLPAVILSMLGGALALLSSIIAPDTVYVVLVSISGLAVVIVWMSISASQFLFRKKYVKEGKSIKNLSYRTPFYPVVPILAFLLCLASLIGIAFDPTQRVALYCGIPFIALCYGSYYLTKRVKKRRISNVAETESY; this is translated from the coding sequence ATGGAAAGCAAACAGGGTTTTAAAAGGGAGATGAAATCAAGACATGTAGTGATGCTCTCACTCGGAGGGGTCATCGGTACGGGATTGTTTTTAAGTTCTGGCTACACGATCCAACAAGCTGGTCCTGTTGGGACGATCCTTTCTTATCTGGTAGGTGCACTTGTCGTTTACCTGGTCATGCTGTGCTTGGGAGAGCTAGCGGTTCATATGCCTGAGACAGGTGCGTTTCATAGCTATGCGGCTCAATACATTGGCGGAGGAACCGGTTATACAGTTGCCTGGTTGTACTGGCTAACCTGGACAGTTGCGCTAGGTTCTGAGTTTACAGCTGCGGGTATGCTCATGCAGAGGTGGTTTCCACTTATTAGTGTATGGATTTGGAGCGGCTTGTTTGTTGCAATGATCTTCATTTTAAATATTTTGACTGTGAAATTTTTTGCGGAGAGTGAGTTCTGGTTTGCCCTTGTAAAGGTTCTGGCTATTGTGTTGTTCATTATTTTAGGTGCGGCAGCAATCGTAGGGTTTATTCCAATGGAATCTGGTGAGAATGCATCGTTATTTGCTAACTTTACAAATGAAGGGATCTTTCCGAACGGGGTATTTGCCATATTAATGACGATGCTAGCAGTGAATTTTGCTTTCTCTGGAACTGAACTCATTGGAATTGCAGCTGGAGAAACAGAAAATCCTGCGAAAACCATACCAAAAGCCATTCGCACCACGTTAGTTCGGCTAATTCTATTCTTTGTCGGTTCAATCTTTATTTTATCAGCTCTTCTCCCAGCATCAGAAGCTGGAGTTCTAGAAAGCCCATTTGTTGCAGTACTTGAAATAATTGGGATTCCATATGCGGCAGATATAATGAATTTTGTTATTCTTACAGCCATTTTATCCGCTGCAAATTCAGGGTTATATGCTTCGTCGAGAATGCTCTGGTCACTTTCAGACAAGCAAATGATTTCTCCTATTTTTGCTAGGCTCAACAAAAATGGTGTCCCTCTTCCTGCTGTGATATTAAGTATGTTAGGCGGAGCACTAGCACTACTTTCAAGCATCATTGCGCCAGATACCGTTTATGTGGTGCTTGTCTCTATTTCCGGGCTTGCTGTTGTCATTGTATGGATGAGTATTAGTGCGTCACAATTTCTTTTTAGAAAGAAATATGTAAAAGAAGGAAAATCCATTAAAAACCTTAGTTATCGAACGCCTTTCTATCCTGTCGTTCCGATTCTAGCCTTCTTGTTATGTTTGGCTTCCTTGATTGGCATTGCTTTTGATCCGACCCAGCGAGTGGCATTGTACTGTGGGATACCGTTTATTGCACTATGTTATGGAAGTTACTATTTAACAAAACGAGTAAAGAAAAGGAGAATAAGTAATGTGGCAGAAACAGAATCCTATTAA
- the mmuM gene encoding homocysteine S-methyltransferase, with product MWQKQNPIKAILVDYNLVILDGALATELEKYGCNLNDPLWSARVLLENPELIYQVHLDYFRAGADCAITSSYQATMEGLTSRGLSEGEAVELIKKTVFLARQARDDFWEQEGQLNRPKPFIAASVGPYGAYLADGSEYRGDYKVSDEVLTEFHRPRLEALIEAGADVLAFETIPSFQEAKVLGSLLQEFPSNYAWLSFTIQSEEKMSDGTSLKASSQYFNENDQIVAIGINCASPSFVTNAIHQLASQTDKPIIVYPNSGEFYDPKTKTWQEGESCDGIVDGSNEWFQAGARLIGGCCRTSPEQIKRLYEKWRQ from the coding sequence ATGTGGCAGAAACAGAATCCTATTAAGGCAATTTTAGTAGATTATAATTTGGTGATATTGGATGGAGCCCTTGCGACAGAGCTTGAAAAATATGGGTGTAACTTAAATGACCCACTATGGTCTGCGCGCGTTTTGCTTGAAAATCCAGAACTTATCTATCAGGTTCACTTAGATTATTTCCGTGCTGGAGCTGATTGCGCGATAACATCAAGTTATCAAGCTACAATGGAAGGATTAACATCTCGTGGTTTAAGTGAAGGGGAGGCAGTGGAGCTAATAAAGAAAACGGTTTTTCTTGCGCGCCAGGCACGTGATGATTTCTGGGAACAGGAAGGTCAGTTGAATCGCCCAAAACCTTTTATCGCAGCTTCCGTTGGACCTTATGGAGCGTACTTAGCTGATGGCTCGGAGTATCGGGGCGATTACAAGGTTAGCGATGAGGTGCTTACCGAGTTTCATCGTCCGAGATTAGAAGCATTGATTGAGGCAGGTGCTGATGTTTTGGCGTTTGAAACCATTCCGTCTTTTCAAGAAGCGAAAGTTTTAGGTTCCCTATTACAAGAGTTTCCATCCAATTATGCTTGGCTTTCCTTCACCATTCAAAGTGAAGAAAAAATGAGCGATGGAACGTCTTTAAAAGCATCTTCTCAATACTTTAATGAAAATGACCAGATTGTGGCAATCGGCATTAACTGTGCGTCACCTTCGTTTGTGACAAATGCAATTCATCAATTAGCTTCTCAAACAGATAAACCGATTATTGTGTATCCTAATTCAGGAGAGTTTTATGACCCTAAGACCAAAACATGGCAGGAGGGTGAGTCGTGTGATGGAATTGTCGATGGATCAAATGAATGGTTTCAAGCAGGGGCACGATTAATTGGTGGATGCTGTCGGACAAGTCCTGAACAAATCAAGCGACTTTATGAAAAATGGCGACAGTAG
- a CDS encoding GNAT family N-acetyltransferase, whose translation MSRSVQLSEFNLQKESARLVIRPLKMEDYQNWLREFNARRPSQHAFDPGKMDMSECTEEWFKDLVYKHQNLAISDTAHVFGVFHKADGTHIGMVDFSTLARMNFQWARIGYTIHNQYWRKGYGKEAVSAALQIAFHNLGFHRIEAHINLDNSPSTQLAQSVGMVNEGVRKGFIYENEKWTDQLVYVVKADQYID comes from the coding sequence ATGAGTAGAAGTGTTCAATTGAGTGAGTTTAATCTGCAAAAAGAATCGGCAAGATTAGTAATCAGACCATTAAAAATGGAAGACTATCAAAACTGGTTACGCGAATTTAATGCAAGGCGTCCTTCGCAACACGCCTTTGATCCTGGGAAGATGGATATGAGTGAGTGTACAGAAGAGTGGTTTAAAGACTTAGTATATAAGCATCAAAACTTAGCTATAAGTGACACCGCCCACGTATTTGGTGTTTTTCATAAAGCAGATGGCACGCATATTGGAATGGTTGATTTCTCAACATTAGCGAGAATGAATTTTCAATGGGCACGAATCGGCTATACGATACATAATCAATATTGGCGTAAAGGATATGGAAAAGAAGCGGTGAGCGCAGCGCTTCAGATTGCTTTTCATAATCTTGGTTTTCATCGCATCGAAGCACACATTAACCTGGATAACAGCCCATCGACTCAGCTAGCCCAAAGTGTAGGCATGGTAAATGAGGGTGTGAGGAAAGGGTTCATTTATGAGAATGAGAAGTGGACAGATCAGTTGGTTTATGTAGTGAAGGCCGATCAATATATCGACTAG
- a CDS encoding SGNH/GDSL hydrolase family protein — protein MTRILTLFVLILIAGLLSVVSAKGWPSSMKNASEKSEWVGSWTASMQAPAKDGNSHEGFKDQTIRLILRPHMEGEKMRIRLSNEFGSLPLSIKEVRVAISKEGASIDKETDQLITFDGKEAVTIPQGETQYSDAIDFPVNADQNITVSLYVDRETGPTTWHQRSNQTVYMSEEGNHAGDEKDSAYTSKEEAWFWLERLEVVPDESVNGSVVVMGSSIANGNYSTLNANRRWPDYLANRMNSENAEVKMSVLNAGISANHLINSEEGKGQNAFARLERDVLSQEGINGVILHEGINDLRHYPEYDSKKIINRMKKIIKATHEKGLPIYGGTLTPYKDSSMFTEEGEKTRQEVNEWIRTSGEFDAVIDFDKALRDPNDPEKFLSKYDSGDHLHPNDKGYNKMADTVDFSIFKQK, from the coding sequence ATGACACGTATCCTAACATTATTCGTACTGATTCTTATAGCTGGATTATTAAGTGTAGTAAGCGCAAAAGGATGGCCTTCTTCAATGAAGAATGCATCCGAAAAGAGTGAATGGGTCGGTTCATGGACAGCAAGCATGCAGGCTCCTGCTAAAGATGGAAACTCTCATGAAGGATTTAAGGATCAAACAATCAGGTTAATTCTTCGCCCACATATGGAAGGGGAGAAAATGCGGATTCGATTATCCAATGAATTTGGTTCACTCCCTTTATCTATAAAAGAAGTGAGAGTTGCAATATCCAAGGAAGGTGCAAGTATTGATAAGGAGACGGACCAGCTGATTACCTTTGATGGTAAAGAAGCTGTAACGATTCCTCAAGGAGAAACGCAATATAGTGATGCAATTGATTTTCCGGTAAACGCCGATCAAAATATAACGGTTAGTTTGTACGTAGATCGTGAAACTGGCCCAACAACGTGGCATCAGCGTTCAAATCAAACGGTGTATATGTCTGAAGAAGGAAACCATGCCGGAGATGAAAAAGACTCTGCATACACGTCAAAAGAAGAAGCATGGTTCTGGTTAGAACGTTTAGAGGTTGTGCCTGATGAATCTGTAAACGGTTCTGTCGTAGTAATGGGAAGCTCAATTGCAAATGGCAACTATTCCACGTTAAACGCAAACCGCCGTTGGCCTGATTATTTAGCGAATCGTATGAATTCGGAAAACGCTGAGGTAAAAATGTCGGTTTTAAATGCAGGGATTTCTGCCAATCACCTGATTAATAGTGAAGAAGGAAAAGGACAGAACGCCTTTGCGAGATTAGAACGAGATGTGCTTAGCCAAGAAGGAATCAATGGCGTTATTCTACATGAAGGCATTAATGATTTGAGACACTATCCTGAATATGATTCAAAGAAAATCATTAATCGAATGAAGAAAATCATCAAAGCAACTCACGAAAAGGGGCTTCCTATTTATGGAGGTACATTAACACCTTATAAAGATTCTAGTATGTTTACTGAAGAAGGAGAAAAGACGCGCCAGGAAGTGAACGAGTGGATTCGAACGAGCGGAGAATTTGATGCGGTCATTGATTTTGATAAAGCATTGAGAGATCCAAATGATCCAGAAAAGTTTCTCTCGAAGTATGATTCTGGGGATCATTTGCATCCAAATGATAAAGGATATAATAAAATGGCAGATACAGTTGATTTTTCGATATTTAAACAAAAGTAA
- a CDS encoding GNAT family N-acetyltransferase, giving the protein MRKLEKNEVIDAVRLSEYAFQYTVPKEELDDKIKGYSEHEIWGDFEGDELAAKLHLIDFETWLSGKKIKMGGVASVATYPEHRRGGRVARLLRNGLFEMKQKGQTISFLHPFQISFYRKFGYEVLNNWKKVELNAHDLEPLLAVSGKVRRVELDHVFEVLNPVYEAFATRFNGMLVRTENWWKERVYSKGFRFATYTNEEGNITGYIYYKIEDRTLEVEEMVCLDGEARRGLWNYLCQHDSMVDHATILTNESDQLAFLLANPKVKTTVEPYFMARIVDVENFLKEYPFTFKSDETLFLHITDDQAEWNNGSYLIDYEGVRVFMGDKANAACAHPPKRGLRCNINTLTSVLTGYQDPFFLYEAGLLEGSKEDVTRLQRIRSAKATNFMDFF; this is encoded by the coding sequence ATGCGTAAATTAGAAAAAAACGAAGTAATCGATGCTGTACGACTTTCAGAATATGCGTTCCAATATACAGTGCCTAAAGAAGAGTTAGATGACAAAATCAAAGGATATAGCGAGCATGAAATATGGGGCGATTTCGAGGGGGATGAACTTGCTGCGAAGCTACATTTAATCGATTTTGAAACTTGGCTAAGCGGAAAGAAAATAAAAATGGGTGGCGTTGCGTCAGTCGCAACCTATCCGGAACACAGAAGAGGGGGAAGGGTAGCACGTCTGCTTAGAAATGGTCTTTTTGAAATGAAACAAAAAGGCCAAACAATCTCTTTTCTCCATCCCTTTCAGATTTCCTTTTATCGAAAATTTGGGTATGAAGTTTTGAATAACTGGAAGAAGGTAGAGTTGAACGCGCATGATCTTGAGCCTCTTCTTGCTGTAAGTGGAAAAGTAAGGCGTGTTGAACTTGATCACGTCTTTGAAGTTCTGAATCCTGTTTACGAAGCGTTTGCGACTCGCTTTAATGGCATGCTCGTTCGAACGGAAAATTGGTGGAAGGAACGCGTTTATTCGAAAGGATTTCGTTTTGCTACTTATACAAATGAAGAGGGGAATATAACCGGATACATTTATTACAAAATAGAGGATCGAACATTAGAGGTTGAAGAAATGGTTTGTTTAGATGGGGAAGCAAGAAGAGGATTGTGGAATTATCTCTGTCAGCACGATTCTATGGTAGATCACGCTACGATTCTAACAAACGAAAGTGACCAGCTCGCTTTTTTATTAGCAAATCCAAAAGTGAAAACAACGGTCGAGCCGTACTTTATGGCACGCATTGTTGATGTCGAGAATTTTCTTAAGGAATATCCATTTACATTCAAGTCGGACGAGACTCTTTTTCTCCATATTACAGATGATCAGGCAGAGTGGAACAATGGCAGCTACCTGATCGATTATGAAGGCGTGAGGGTCTTCATGGGAGATAAAGCGAATGCAGCGTGTGCTCATCCACCAAAACGAGGCCTTCGATGTAACATTAATACGCTGACTTCTGTATTGACTGGGTACCAGGACCCTTTCTTTCTTTATGAAGCTGGTTTATTAGAAGGATCAAAGGAAGATGTAACACGGTTGCAACGCATACGTTCCGCAAAGGCGACAAATTTCATGGACTTCTTTTAA
- a CDS encoding alpha/beta fold hydrolase: MTKRIYFLHGFMGTRDLHFEHQKAFFERDMEVIALPLPGHGHSTIPAGENYFERALEWLIEEVTNKGPGYVVGLSLGASLAIHLALKRPELVKGAVLTGYTPFIPDNLKSVMEEQYTYFNNIQENDQETAASFKQIHGDKWFDTLQKVNKIMTFHYPSVSENEIAELEVPLMVLNGGNELYEVEAVQFLKRSNDKINVGLIPDAGHTANMDQPDLYNSMVQQFINK; the protein is encoded by the coding sequence TTGACGAAAAGAATTTATTTTCTTCACGGATTTATGGGGACAAGGGATTTACACTTTGAGCATCAGAAAGCTTTTTTTGAACGTGATATGGAGGTCATCGCGTTGCCCTTACCAGGTCATGGCCATTCAACTATTCCAGCAGGTGAAAACTATTTTGAAAGGGCTTTAGAGTGGTTAATAGAGGAAGTAACCAACAAAGGACCAGGATATGTCGTTGGATTATCTTTAGGAGCTTCATTAGCGATCCATCTAGCCTTAAAGAGACCAGAGCTTGTAAAGGGTGCAGTTTTAACAGGCTATACACCGTTTATACCGGATAATTTAAAGAGCGTCATGGAAGAGCAATATACATATTTCAATAACATTCAAGAAAACGATCAAGAGACTGCCGCTTCTTTTAAACAAATTCACGGCGATAAATGGTTCGATACGTTACAGAAAGTAAATAAAATAATGACTTTTCATTATCCGAGCGTTTCAGAAAATGAGATTGCTGAACTTGAAGTACCGCTTATGGTGCTTAACGGAGGAAATGAGCTTTATGAAGTAGAAGCTGTTCAATTTTTGAAAAGAAGCAATGATAAAATAAACGTTGGCCTAATTCCTGATGCTGGTCATACGGCCAATATGGATCAACCTGATCTATATAACAGCATGGTTCAACAGTTTATTAACAAATGA
- a CDS encoding DUF6612 family protein — MLKKLVPLSVAAVVFVGAPFHTSAKEMSATDILKQSNEAMMEVESYSTKTNMEQSMPLEGETMMISSQSEADITLKPFAMHQVVTTTSPEEGEISLESYWTEEGFYQEDPEKGWIKMPEELTKGLEELQSMSSVEAQMAQAEELGKEMSVEETDDGFVLTYEGDGKTLMEASMKMFQESVSGEEGSGSMKGLMEQMTINDFNYKVTVDKDSYYMKHLTMDIDMDMKIEDESMNMKQSMEMSIDNFNQVDTITVPQNVIDSAKPLDGMEEGGEMPETASANPMLAIGGAALAVAAGGLLLYRRRSVSC; from the coding sequence ATGTTAAAGAAGTTAGTCCCTCTATCGGTAGCAGCAGTTGTTTTTGTAGGAGCTCCGTTTCACACATCAGCAAAGGAAATGAGTGCAACAGACATTTTAAAGCAGTCAAATGAAGCGATGATGGAAGTGGAGAGCTATTCTACAAAAACGAATATGGAACAGTCGATGCCTCTTGAAGGAGAAACGATGATGATCTCTAGCCAATCTGAAGCAGACATTACGTTAAAGCCTTTCGCTATGCATCAGGTGGTAACAACAACATCACCTGAAGAAGGTGAAATTTCGTTAGAATCTTATTGGACAGAGGAAGGTTTTTATCAAGAAGATCCTGAAAAAGGCTGGATTAAGATGCCGGAAGAACTCACAAAGGGTTTAGAGGAACTCCAAAGCATGTCGTCGGTAGAAGCACAAATGGCTCAGGCTGAAGAGCTTGGCAAAGAGATGAGCGTAGAAGAGACGGATGATGGTTTTGTGTTAACGTACGAAGGGGACGGCAAAACGTTAATGGAAGCGTCCATGAAGATGTTCCAAGAGAGCGTGTCAGGTGAAGAAGGTTCCGGATCGATGAAAGGTCTTATGGAGCAAATGACGATTAATGATTTTAACTATAAAGTGACGGTTGATAAAGATTCGTATTACATGAAGCATTTAACGATGGATATTGATATGGATATGAAGATTGAAGATGAAAGCATGAACATGAAGCAATCAATGGAAATGTCGATCGACAATTTTAATCAAGTTGATACGATTACCGTTCCACAAAACGTGATTGATTCAGCTAAACCACTGGATGGAATGGAAGAGGGCGGAGAAATGCCTGAAACAGCTTCAGCCAATCCGATGCTTGCTATTGGTGGCGCTGCTTTAGCTGTTGCTGCAGGTGGTTTGCTGCTTTATAGAAGACGTTCCGTTAGCTGTTAA
- a CDS encoding class D sortase, with amino-acid sequence MKILNKLYALIMCVGIAMAGYYGYEWWQGTQGVEEVSAEETKKWRSDKASEVTTEESVKIQEVLMSDQIKQFDPGQEVGRLVIPTIEKGFTTYWGTDDDTLSQGVGMYVSQFTTTPDQKRHTVLSGHRDTVFTGLQDVKKGDAVFLEYDGKRYEYAVVNMQIVDESDRTVIVDKEEATLTLTTCYPFNFIGSAPERYVIQSELVHVSDM; translated from the coding sequence GTGAAGATTTTGAATAAATTATATGCTTTGATCATGTGTGTAGGAATCGCGATGGCGGGCTACTACGGGTATGAATGGTGGCAGGGCACACAAGGAGTAGAAGAAGTTTCTGCTGAAGAAACAAAGAAGTGGAGAAGTGATAAAGCATCTGAGGTTACAACGGAAGAGAGCGTGAAGATTCAAGAGGTTTTAATGAGTGATCAAATTAAGCAGTTTGATCCTGGACAAGAAGTAGGCAGGTTAGTCATCCCTACGATTGAAAAAGGTTTTACGACGTATTGGGGAACAGATGATGATACATTAAGTCAGGGAGTTGGCATGTATGTAAGTCAATTTACAACCACGCCAGATCAGAAGCGCCACACCGTTCTGAGCGGTCATCGCGATACGGTTTTTACTGGTCTACAAGACGTAAAAAAAGGGGATGCCGTCTTTCTTGAATATGACGGAAAACGCTATGAATATGCTGTGGTTAACATGCAGATCGTAGATGAAAGCGACCGAACCGTTATTGTTGATAAAGAGGAAGCGACCTTAACGTTAACAACGTGCTATCCATTTAATTTTATCGGAAGTGCGCCTGAGCGGTATGTGATTCAATCTGAATTAGTTCATGTGTCGGATATGTAA
- the qoxD gene encoding cytochrome aa3 quinol oxidase subunit IV, translated as MSNNEQTSSHSHFPWSHLIGFGLSIFLTLLALWVGFASDFSLRTIMIIVVILALIQAAIQLLMFMHITESDSSRIQVGTILYAVFIAVAVVAGTIWVMSFGMHNMNM; from the coding sequence ATGTCCAACAACGAGCAGACAAGCAGTCATAGCCACTTCCCATGGAGTCACTTAATTGGTTTCGGACTTTCGATCTTCTTAACGTTACTTGCTTTATGGGTAGGCTTTGCTTCAGACTTTAGCCTTAGAACGATTATGATTATTGTCGTGATCCTGGCATTGATTCAAGCGGCGATTCAGCTCTTGATGTTTATGCATATTACAGAGAGTGATAGTAGTCGGATTCAAGTTGGAACGATTTTATATGCGGTCTTTATTGCCGTGGCAGTTGTTGCAGGTACAATCTGGGTTATGTCATTCGGCATGCACAATATGAACATGTAA
- a CDS encoding aldehyde dehydrogenase family protein yields the protein MRNQLKHYINGEWVESTGSETHEVINPATEEVIGKVSLGTKEDLDKAVKAARAAFPSFSQTSREERVKMLEDIAEEYANRKEEIIDVITQELGSPRSISEKVHYNMGYQHFSEAAKALKEYSFSEDRGDHTIFKEPVGVSGLITPWNFPTNQSSTKIASAFAAGSTVVLKPAEITPFAAIILTEIFDKVGVPKGVFNLVNGTGETIGDGISSHPDIDFVSFTGSAGVGEKVMKNAAETIKTVALELGGKSPFVMLEDADITKAAKAAVSHIATNSGQVCSAGTRMIIPASRKEEFEEAVKNVLPEFPVGDPNGNNYVGPLVSEKQWNTVQSYIQKGIDEGATLIAGGTGKPEGLEKGYYAKPTIFTDVKNDMVIAQEEIFGPVMSIITYETIDEAIEIANDVVYGLAGYVFGEDKETLRTVATSIRAGRIKVNNADMDFSAPFGGYKQSGIGREWGDFGIEEYLETKAVLGFPS from the coding sequence ATGCGTAACCAATTAAAACATTACATCAATGGCGAATGGGTTGAATCAACAGGTTCAGAAACACATGAAGTAATCAATCCAGCGACAGAAGAAGTGATCGGTAAAGTTAGTCTAGGAACAAAGGAAGATTTAGATAAAGCGGTGAAAGCAGCACGTGCGGCATTCCCTTCTTTCTCACAAACAAGCCGAGAAGAACGTGTGAAAATGCTTGAAGACATTGCGGAGGAATATGCCAACCGTAAGGAAGAAATCATTGACGTGATTACACAAGAACTCGGTTCTCCACGTTCAATTTCAGAGAAAGTTCATTACAACATGGGCTACCAGCATTTCTCCGAAGCAGCAAAAGCATTGAAAGAGTACTCTTTCTCAGAAGATCGTGGCGATCATACAATCTTTAAAGAGCCAGTTGGCGTCAGTGGCCTTATTACGCCATGGAACTTCCCAACAAACCAATCGTCAACGAAAATTGCGAGCGCATTTGCAGCAGGAAGCACAGTTGTCTTAAAACCTGCTGAAATTACACCATTTGCGGCGATTATTTTAACAGAAATCTTTGATAAAGTAGGCGTGCCAAAAGGTGTATTTAACCTTGTGAACGGAACAGGCGAGACGATTGGTGACGGCATTAGCTCACACCCTGATATCGACTTTGTATCTTTCACTGGTTCAGCAGGTGTTGGTGAAAAAGTAATGAAGAACGCTGCAGAAACGATCAAGACAGTAGCACTTGAACTTGGTGGTAAATCTCCATTTGTCATGCTAGAAGATGCAGATATTACTAAAGCGGCTAAAGCTGCGGTTAGCCATATTGCAACAAACTCAGGTCAGGTTTGCTCGGCTGGGACTCGAATGATCATTCCAGCGTCTCGAAAAGAAGAATTTGAAGAGGCTGTGAAAAACGTACTTCCGGAATTCCCAGTAGGTGATCCGAATGGAAACAACTATGTAGGACCACTTGTTTCTGAAAAGCAATGGAATACCGTGCAGTCTTACATTCAAAAGGGAATTGACGAAGGCGCGACACTCATTGCAGGTGGAACTGGTAAACCTGAAGGTCTGGAGAAAGGCTACTATGCAAAACCAACCATCTTTACAGATGTGAAAAATGACATGGTGATTGCACAAGAAGAGATCTTTGGTCCTGTTATGTCAATCATCACATATGAGACAATTGATGAAGCGATCGAAATTGCAAACGACGTTGTTTACGGTCTTGCTGGTTATGTCTTTGGTGAAGATAAAGAAACACTTCGCACAGTGGCAACAAGCATCCGCGCCGGTCGTATTAAAGTGAACAATGCTGATATGGACTTCTCAGCACCATTCGGTGGATACAAGCAATCTGGTATTGGCCGTGAGTGGGGAGACTTTGGAATTGAAGAGTACCTTGAAACAAAAGCAGTACTAGGATTCCCGTCTTAA